Proteins encoded within one genomic window of Spirochaetales bacterium:
- a CDS encoding SIMPL domain-containing protein (The SIMPL domain is named for its presence in mouse protein SIMPL (signalling molecule that associates with mouse pelle-like kinase). Bacterial member BP26, from Brucella, was shown to assemble into a channel-like structure, while YggE from E. coli has been associated with resistance to oxidative stress.), whose product MIKNGHFFPVLAACIMFFACGIHGYAEESSLPGITVTGKAEIRLVPDSVDIIISVEKRNNDLWKAKKEHDDVLRKIEGVMKKHKIGIKQLKIDYLSIAPRYDNCYSKEKFLGFFVSRSMQLTLTDLSVFEGLLADLFTSGITSITGIRFKTTELEKQRHEAQRMAVLAAKEKAGRIAGELGFRAGRPISIVEETEGSSAWPYAGKSWVSNAVYSSPGEVSDQYGTLFPGEIPVSSVLRVTFEIVK is encoded by the coding sequence ATGATAAAGAACGGCCATTTTTTTCCGGTATTAGCGGCCTGTATTATGTTTTTCGCGTGCGGTATACACGGGTATGCCGAAGAATCAAGCCTGCCGGGTATCACGGTTACCGGTAAGGCTGAAATCAGACTCGTCCCCGATTCGGTCGACATCATCATATCCGTAGAGAAACGAAACAACGATTTGTGGAAGGCAAAAAAGGAACACGATGATGTGCTTCGAAAGATCGAGGGGGTGATGAAGAAGCATAAAATCGGGATAAAACAATTGAAAATAGATTATCTTTCCATCGCGCCCCGGTACGACAATTGTTACTCGAAGGAGAAATTCCTCGGCTTTTTTGTCTCCCGGTCGATGCAGTTGACACTTACAGACCTTTCCGTGTTCGAGGGGCTTCTCGCCGATTTGTTTACCTCAGGGATTACCTCGATTACCGGAATCCGCTTTAAAACAACGGAACTCGAGAAGCAACGGCATGAGGCACAACGGATGGCGGTCCTGGCCGCGAAGGAAAAAGCCGGGCGGATCGCCGGGGAACTCGGTTTCAGGGCAGGCAGACCGATATCGATTGTCGAAGAGACGGAAGGTTCTTCAGCGTGGCCGTATGCCGGAAAATCGTGGGTGTCGAACGCGGTCTATTCGTCTCCCGGTGAGGTATCCGACCAATACGGAACGTTATTTCCGGGAGAGATACCGGTGTCGTCGGTACTGCGGGTGACCTTCGAGATCGTAAAATAA
- the galU gene encoding UTP--glucose-1-phosphate uridylyltransferase GalU, producing MIRKAVIPAAGLGTRFLPATKSQPKEMLPIIDTPVIQYVVQEAIDSGIDDILIISGKGKRAIEDHFDRTTELEALLETKDSKDLYNEIRRIGEMANIHYIRQKEPNGLGDAISYAKQHVGNEPFAVLLGDTVIDAVIPVTQQLIDIYEQYQHSIIAVETVPDDKVWRYGIVDGRKVSDRIWDVKDLVEKPEPGKSPSNLAVAGRYILTPAIFKTLEKTERGKNNELQLTDALKLLLKREDISACVIEGKRYDIGNKLEYLKTAVEFGLKRHEYAKDFRAFLTAKIKGETGNAE from the coding sequence ATGATAAGAAAAGCGGTTATTCCGGCAGCGGGACTGGGAACACGATTTCTGCCCGCGACAAAATCACAACCAAAGGAGATGCTCCCGATTATCGACACGCCCGTCATCCAGTACGTGGTGCAGGAGGCGATCGATTCGGGAATCGACGATATCCTCATCATATCCGGAAAAGGCAAGCGCGCGATCGAGGATCATTTCGACCGGACCACGGAACTCGAGGCCCTGCTCGAAACCAAGGATTCGAAGGACCTCTATAACGAAATCCGGCGCATCGGGGAGATGGCGAACATCCATTATATCAGGCAGAAAGAACCGAACGGGCTGGGGGACGCGATTTCCTACGCGAAACAGCATGTGGGAAACGAACCGTTCGCCGTGCTTCTGGGAGACACGGTGATCGACGCGGTCATCCCGGTCACCCAGCAGCTGATCGACATCTACGAACAATATCAGCACAGCATCATCGCGGTGGAAACGGTCCCGGACGACAAGGTCTGGCGCTACGGGATCGTCGACGGCCGTAAGGTGAGCGACCGGATCTGGGACGTCAAGGATCTCGTCGAAAAACCCGAACCGGGGAAAAGCCCCTCAAACCTCGCCGTCGCGGGCAGGTACATCCTCACCCCTGCGATTTTCAAGACCCTGGAAAAAACGGAACGGGGAAAAAACAACGAGCTTCAGCTGACCGATGCCCTGAAACTTCTCTTGAAACGTGAAGACATCAGCGCCTGCGTGATCGAGGGGAAACGCTACGATATCGGGAACAAACTCGAATACCTCAAGACGGCCGTCGAGTTCGGTCTCAAGCGCCATGAATACGCAAAGGATTTCCGCGCGTTTCTGACAGCAAAAATCAAGGGCGAAACGGGAAATGCGGAATAG
- a CDS encoding aldehyde dehydrogenase: MDPSPFIEEDKNRTGPGSREYSRTPAYGIRETIKKQRDFFSTHQTKDTAFRLEQLKRLRAAVKENEESIFCALRRDLGKPRFEAYSSEIGLFYDEIGMHIKKLKKWAKPVNVHTPLLHFPSSSHIFPEPYGVVLIVATWNYPFILLVNPLIGAISAGNCAVLKPAHYSRHTSDVMEEIISNVFPPHFVSMFKGGREVNQALLDERFDYIFFTGGIEVGKLVMRAAARDITPLTLELGGKNPCIVARDADTDLAAKRIVWGKFYSAGQTCIGPDYLLVHKDIEEALLGAMKTYLDRFYGKDRFKSSDYSRIINEKHFMRLSSLLGQGEIVAGGRADREHLFIEPTILRNCPLDGTIMEEEIFGPVLPVVSYDRLDEAVDIVNSHSHPLALYLFSNDKKTQEEILRTVPFGGGCINDTLVFFANPFLPFGGVGTSGMGRYRGRASFDTFTHYKSVMKNSLGIDNPIRYPPYKGKLRLLKRFLK, from the coding sequence ATGGACCCGTCACCTTTTATAGAAGAGGATAAAAACCGCACGGGACCCGGTTCCCGGGAGTATAGCCGGACACCGGCTTACGGTATCAGGGAAACAATCAAAAAACAGCGTGATTTCTTTTCGACCCATCAAACAAAGGATACCGCTTTCAGGCTGGAACAGCTGAAGCGGCTGCGGGCGGCGGTAAAGGAGAATGAAGAAAGTATCTTCTGTGCCCTGCGGCGGGATCTCGGGAAACCGCGGTTCGAGGCCTATTCGTCGGAGATCGGTCTGTTTTACGATGAAATCGGCATGCATATAAAAAAGCTGAAAAAATGGGCGAAGCCCGTGAACGTTCATACCCCCCTTCTTCATTTTCCCTCATCGAGTCATATCTTCCCGGAGCCCTACGGCGTCGTGTTGATTGTCGCAACGTGGAACTATCCTTTCATTCTTCTTGTGAATCCCCTGATCGGTGCGATTTCGGCGGGAAACTGCGCCGTCTTGAAACCGGCGCATTACTCCCGTCACACGAGTGATGTCATGGAAGAAATCATATCGAACGTCTTCCCCCCCCATTTTGTGAGTATGTTCAAAGGCGGCAGGGAGGTCAATCAGGCCCTGCTGGACGAGCGGTTCGACTATATCTTTTTTACGGGCGGCATTGAAGTGGGGAAACTCGTCATGCGTGCCGCGGCACGGGATATCACACCGCTGACGCTCGAGCTGGGCGGGAAGAATCCCTGTATCGTCGCCCGCGATGCGGATACCGATCTCGCGGCAAAACGTATCGTGTGGGGCAAATTCTACAGCGCGGGCCAGACATGCATCGGTCCGGATTACCTTCTGGTTCATAAGGATATCGAGGAAGCGCTTCTTGGAGCGATGAAAACATATCTCGACCGTTTTTATGGAAAAGACCGATTCAAAAGCAGCGATTATTCACGGATCATCAATGAAAAGCATTTTATGCGGCTTTCCTCGTTACTGGGGCAGGGGGAGATCGTTGCGGGGGGGCGGGCGGACAGGGAACATCTTTTTATCGAACCGACCATTCTCCGCAACTGTCCGCTCGACGGGACGATCATGGAAGAGGAAATATTCGGGCCCGTTCTGCCGGTGGTCTCCTACGACCGGCTCGATGAGGCGGTCGATATCGTCAATAGTCATTCGCATCCTCTCGCGTTGTATCTGTTTTCAAACGATAAAAAAACGCAGGAGGAGATCCTTCGCACGGTTCCGTTCGGCGGGGGGTGCATCAATGACACCCTCGTCTTTTTCGCCAATCCCTTCCTTCCCTTCGGCGGCGTGGGAACGAGCGGAATGGGCCGGTACCGTGGCAGGGCCTCGTTCGATACCTTTACCCATTATAAATCGGTCATGAAAAACTCGTTGGGGATCGATAATCCCATCCGGTATCCGCCCTATAAAGGGAAATTACGGCTGTTGAAAAGATTTCTGAAGTGA